ttgttttcctcctaaAGCCTTTTTTGGATGGGaaatattaatggaaatgacTGATAAcgtcacaaaaatgtaatcaggTAGATTGGATCAAAAACTTGACCTGACTGAGAAAAATGGGTGTAATTTTTGAattcagctgtgtaaaatagtcctaattcagttgaaaaaacacaaacttccataaaatatattttgtaactcAGTCTTATATTCCAACTTACTGACATGCACCAAGCATGTATTTCTCTGACCTCATTTTGCTCagcaattttagttttttctaccTTTGGAATAATTGGAGACATCCGACGTCTGAGGTTAAGGTGTGAATAGTGAGGAATTTAGGGTGTTAAGGTGGAATTTCAAGGGTGTCTTTTCACAGGGCATACTTGGTGAATTATTTACCTCTCTGTTGAGCCTTGTGTTTgatttagactttttatttttaggctgAGGTGATGGGTCATACCTCACACTCCCTGGAGCCAGAAATTGTGCAAGTGCAGGAACCAGTGCCGTTGCCAAGCACCTCCAGTGCCTCTGGTGTGGCAGCGGGGTTGTAACTCATGTAATACTCTTGGAGTTGGGAGCTGAGGTTTTGCTCGGGCTCTGGGCTCTTTTTGCGCCGCTTCCGTCCCACCACTGACCGCTGCTGCAGCAACCGCGTAGCGCCCGGGTAACGCCGCCACAGCACGTAGATAATGGTCAAGACGAGAGACATGGTGAAGAAGAGCGCCACGCTGCCCACCACCACTTTGTGCAGCGCCATGTGCTCCATCGCCGGGGGCGATATGAGGGTGGGCCGAGTGCGAATCGCTGTGTTTCTGGTGTCTTTGCTCATGTGGCCTGGATAGGTTGGATGAGGAATTGGTCGAAGTCTGAAGGGCGGGAGGGGACCAAAGGTGCTGGTTGGTGGGGTCGTTGGCGAACCGCTGGTGGGGGCAAAGTTTGGTTCAGCCGTGGCATCAGAGATTAGCTCCGGCATCGGTGATGGCGTTTCAGTCATAAAGTAATCATTCTCCTCGCAAATGCCGTGGTTCCGTGTGACCTCCATGATTTTCTCTCCCTGGAGATGCTTGGGGCTGCTGCAGATCATGGTGGTGTCTTTACTGCCCCGGAAATTTCTCAACCAGGCAACAAGGGGGCAAATGCCCGCTCCACAGTCCCATATGTTGCCAGCCAGACTAATAGTGGTCAGTGAGATCCAGGCCGTCACAGCCTCTTGGGACACGTTGGACAATTTGTTGGATTCCAAGTTCAGGACTTGAAGGTTGGGTAAGCAGTGGAAAACAGCCGGGTCCAGCGTCTGAATTTCATTCCCGGACAGATCCAGTTTCTGCAGTGTGTACCAAGTCCAGGGAAGGCCCTGGTTGACCACTCTGATGCGATTCCACTGCAAATAGAGGGATCTCAGATTGGCTAAGCGtgggaacagaaaaaaattgatcCTGGAGAACTGGTTGTGCTCTAGATGCAACTCCATCAGCCTTTGCAATCCCAAGAAGGTGGTGCGAGTGAGAGCCTTGATTCGATTGTAGCCCAAATCCAGAAATTCCAAACTTCTGCACTCCAAAAACGCTCGAATCGGGATGTTGGAGAGACCGTTTGAGCGCAGGTGAAGGTTTTGTAGTTTTCGTAAGCCATGGAATTGACCCGGCTGCAGGATTTCCAGTTTGTTGTAGGACAAGTCAAGGCTACGAAGGTTGGGGACGCCATGGAAGGTCGAGTTATGTAGAGACGCGATCCGGTTGGAGCTCAGTATCAACTCTTTAAGCCTTCGAACTCCCTGGAACGCTCGACTGTCGACGACTGAAATTTGATTATGGTCCAGGTATATCCAAAGGAGCTGTCCCAGGTGAGCAAATTGGTAAGGTAGCAGGGCATGTAGTTCATTGTAGCGCAGGGAGAGACCCTGGCAGCCTACTGAGATGTTTTCTGGGACTTCTAAAAACCCAGAGGAGTCGCAGTGGATCGTCTTCCCCTCGCAGCGGCAGCTGTTGGGGCACGTGCGCTCACCAAAGCTGAACAACAAGGGAGCTCGCAGGAGCAGGAGCAGAGGGAAAAGAAAGCAAGTCAGCCTTCCATCACACAGCAGCGGACCTGTgagcaaacaaaaaccaaattaGGATTAGTAAAATCAAGAAACAATAGTAGGACGGCGacagaacagcaacaaatattgaaaaagaaaatgaaattgtcttgaaaaacatggacaaaaattagtttatttccAGTATCAGTTGGGTTTTTAAAAGTTAGATCAGAGGACACTTTCAGAAGGAAACTATTCATTCgcttacacaaaataaaagaagtcaaaatgaaactgagaaaaacaccGGACAGAACAAAAGGATCTGACAAGGACTCAATGAATCAGGTGGAAAATAAGCAGGGATGGTGATTCCTGCAGAAAGAGACGAGTTAGACTGATTAAATGGAGGCAGAACAGCTGTGAGAGAggagaattaaataaaataaaatttggaacCATctattcttttaattattttgacatAAGTTTTCTCTGCACGAATGCTGGGGGACTGTATGGCTCTAGTAGACTTCCAGTATTTTAGAGATTATccaggattattttattttcaaaaataaaattgaaaattgtAATCAGCTAAAATCAGCTTTGCAAAATCAGAGACTTGGAATAGGACACAGAAACTGgttaattttaagtaaaaaatattttgctcccAGACTCCTGCAGTCACTTTTTATGTggattaataaattaaaacaaaccctTTGTGTCTGTAGCAAAAaggttagtttttttatttatagcgTGGGGAACCTGTAACACTTCTCTTGAATTCTTCACAcaatatttcttgaaaattaaGATTCTTGACATTTACtcagcattttatattttatgagtCACAGAGCTGAAATTTGAGACAGCAGATTTCCCAGGAACCTTCCTGGAACAGGAGTAA
The sequence above is a segment of the Gambusia affinis linkage group LG17, SWU_Gaff_1.0, whole genome shotgun sequence genome. Coding sequences within it:
- the lrrtm4l1 gene encoding leucine rich repeat transmembrane neuronal 4 like 1; this encodes MGPLLCDGRLTCFLFPLLLLLRAPLLFSFGERTCPNSCRCEGKTIHCDSSGFLEVPENISVGCQGLSLRYNELHALLPYQFAHLGQLLWIYLDHNQISVVDSRAFQGVRRLKELILSSNRIASLHNSTFHGVPNLRSLDLSYNKLEILQPGQFHGLRKLQNLHLRSNGLSNIPIRAFLECRSLEFLDLGYNRIKALTRTTFLGLQRLMELHLEHNQFSRINFFLFPRLANLRSLYLQWNRIRVVNQGLPWTWYTLQKLDLSGNEIQTLDPAVFHCLPNLQVLNLESNKLSNVSQEAVTAWISLTTISLAGNIWDCGAGICPLVAWLRNFRGSKDTTMICSSPKHLQGEKIMEVTRNHGICEENDYFMTETPSPMPELISDATAEPNFAPTSGSPTTPPTSTFGPLPPFRLRPIPHPTYPGHMSKDTRNTAIRTRPTLISPPAMEHMALHKVVVGSVALFFTMSLVLTIIYVLWRRYPGATRLLQQRSVVGRKRRKKSPEPEQNLSSQLQEYYMSYNPAATPEALEVLGNGTGSCTCTISGSRECENEYTCPRPLPAAWLGDVPTIH